Proteins from a genomic interval of Megalopta genalis isolate 19385.01 unplaced genomic scaffold, iyMegGena1_principal scaffold0020, whole genome shotgun sequence:
- the LOC117224721 gene encoding CD209 antigen-like protein A isoform X3: protein MFTMKDKGPIQLCLLALLLLNACEAFCDSLSNVSISDSPGPWSEILESWVVSDSRTLRTAKVMKLGDNTLMISSKVSTPNKREVSETDLYLLGAIEKLVYRVDFLENRLRRAEELLYYVISGNMNQKKPCPANYTKIGQHCYHFSSREFDWKSSASLCRGMGGHLLEFEKDDEKRDVFSSLQTNSKLKGKHFWTGGLNPGLLWIWASSAKPVYQNTKQTVPGDGR from the exons AT GTTTACCATGAAGGATAAAGGACCTATCCAGCTGTGCCTTCTCGCTCTTCTGCTGTTAAACGCCTGCGAGGCATTCTGTG ATAGTCTGTCGAACGTTTCAATCAGCGACTCACCGGGACCATGGTCCGAGATACTGGAGAGTTGGGTAGTCTCCGACTCGAGGACGTTAAGGACCGCCAAGGTGATGAAGCTGGGCGACAACACCTTGATGATTTCCAGTAAAGTATCGACGCCGAACAAGCGAGAAGTTTCCGAGACCGATCTCTACCTTCTCG GAGCGATCGAGAAGCTCGTGTACAGAGTGGACTTCTTAGAGAACCGGTTGAGAAGAGCAGAAGAACTTCTCTATTACGTGATTTCCGGGAACATGAATCAGAAGA AACCGTGTCCTGCGAACTACACAAAAATCGGCCAGCATTGCTACCATTTCAGCAGCCGCGAATTCGACTGGAAATCATCGGCGAGTCTTTGCCGCGGTATGGGTGGCCATTTGCTGGAATTCGAGAAAGACGATGAGAAACGAGATGTGTTCAGTAGCCTGCAGACAAATTCGAAGTTGAAAGGTAAACACTTCTGGACCGGTGGACTGAATCCTGGTCTATTGTGGATTTGGGCGAGCAGCGCGAAGCCGGTTTATCAGAATACGAAGCAAACCGTACCTGGCGACGGCAGGTGA